From the Primulina tabacum isolate GXHZ01 chromosome 15, ASM2559414v2, whole genome shotgun sequence genome, one window contains:
- the LOC142526093 gene encoding uncharacterized protein LOC142526093: MLIRFTNKDLGNNLRLANFRPVTGESPYTCHVHNISTQGQKDVYCALSPTSPSLCRLHFPYLLFLFHLSFASFLPAFQISASEKGSATCVFRNLLSPAHWFRLHCASSPAPRRHLYRALPLLLQIGWLLATLRDRLPKKAWRPAFSEPPFSSAYDSTVFLLQRLAITSTVCFLYFCRSIVSLRLFELQLRIGRKGGGIWLQCSVLAFLVDLLIMERSGEKDSTDFSDTSSSSISDSALFDVSKYAFFGNAVVVDVEIGGLEDEEAGVPVIGGGFGGDVELHEYHFFDKDEGSGFGSLSDMDDLATTFAKLNKVVSGPRHPGVISDRGSGSGIRIIFKCRLVLVYFFIVDYLPFSLLQITCHFYFNLFNLNISCNMSH; the protein is encoded by the exons ATGTTGATCcgtttcacaaataaagatcT CGGGAATAATTTACGTTTGGCCAATTTCCGTCCGGTCACAGGTGAGTCTCCTTACACGTGTCACGTGCACAACATCAGTACCCAAGGCCAAAAAGACGTGTACTGCGCTCTTTCTCCCACCTCGCCCTCTCTCTGCCGGTTACACTTTCCCTATCTCCTCTTCCTCTTTCATCTTTCCTTTGCTTCTTTCTTACCCGCATTTCAGATATCAGCTTCCGAAAAAGGCTCGGCGACGTGCGTTTTCCGAAACCTCCTTTCTCCAGCGCATTGGTTCCGACTCCACTGCGCTTCTTCTCCAGCTCCGCGACGCCACCTCTACCGTGCGCTTCCTCTACTTCTGCAGATCGGTTGGCTCCTTGCGACTCTTCG AGATCGGCTTCCGAAAAAGGCTTGGCGACCTGCTTTCTCGGAACCTCCTTTCTCCAGCGCCTACGACTCCACTGTGTTTCTTCTCCAACGCCTTGCCATCACCTCTACTGTGTGCTTCCTCTACTTCTGCAGATCGATTGTCTCCTTGCGTCTCTTTG AATTACAGTTGCGAATTGGAAGGAAAGGAGGAGGGATTTGGTTGCAATGTTCGGTTTTAGCTTTTCTtgttgatttattgattatggAGAGATCCGGTGAAAAAGATTCTACTGACTTCTCCGACACTTCAAGCAGCTCCATCTCTG ATAGCGCGCTGTTTGATGTGTCCAAGTATGCCTTTTTTGGAAACGCTGTAGTCGTTGATGTGGAAATAGGGGGTTTGGAAGATGAGGAAGCTGGTGTTCCAGTGATTGGTGGTGGATTTGGTGGTGATGTGGAGTTGCACGAGTATCATTTTTTTGATAAAGATGAG GGATCAGGATTTGGATCATTATCTGATATGGATGATTTGGCTACTACATTTGCCAAA TTGAACAAAGTAGTTTCTGGACCAAGACACCCTGGAGTTATCAGTGATCGGGGATCTGGATCTGGAATCCGGATCATTTTCAAGTGTAGGTTAGTTCTTGTCTATTTCTTTATTGTAGATTACTTGCCATTTTCTTTACTGCAGATTACTTGccatttttatttcaatttatttaacttaaatataAGTTGCAATATGAGCCATTAA